The Streptomyces sp. TLI_105 DNA segment TCTGCTCCGGCACGGGGGCACCGGCCTTGGCGATCTGCTTCTTCCCCGCAGTGGCCATCACCGCCGCGACGGTCGCCAGCAGGGCGGCGATGACCAGGGCCGAAGCCCATACCGGGAGGAGCAGGGCGAGGGCTGCGATCAGGGCGCCGACCAGAGCCTGCGCGGCCAGGAAGCCGACCAGGCCGGCTCCGCCGAACAGGCCGCCGCCCACGCCGAAGCGCCTGCCCTTCCGGGTCATCTCCGCCCGGGCCAGCTGTATCTCCTCACGGACCAGTTCCGAGATCTGCTGTGACGCTCGGAAGACGAGGTCACCCGCTGATTCCTCGGTGTGGTCCGGGTGCCGTCCGACGGTGCTCATCCACTCTTCACCCTCTCCGTGTACGTGCCCGTCACGTGCCGCGGTGGCCGCACCACGGCCGCCATTCGTGTCACTTCCGCGGTACCACGCCGATCGGCGGCCCGAATCCGAACCGGTGGCGTCCGGCCGAGACGTGCGTTCCGCTGTCACGGCGCGCCTACCCCGCAAGCGGACGTTCACCCGGCCGGGAATGCCGGCCGCTCCCCCGC contains these protein-coding regions:
- a CDS encoding phage holin family protein, translated to MSTVGRHPDHTEESAGDLVFRASQQISELVREEIQLARAEMTRKGRRFGVGGGLFGGAGLVGFLAAQALVGALIAALALLLPVWASALVIAALLATVAAVMATAGKKQIAKAGAPVPEQTIDSVKADMAEIKEAAHR